The proteins below come from a single Streptomyces sp. M92 genomic window:
- a CDS encoding malate dehydrogenase: MTRTPVNVTVTGAAGQIGYALLFRIASGQLLGADVPVKLRLLEITPALNAAAGTAMELDDCAFPLLQGIEITDDPNVAFDGANVALLVGARPRTKGMERGDLLEANGGIFKPQGKAINDHAADDIKVLVVGNPANTNALIAQAAAPDVPAERFTAMTRLDHNRALTQLAKKTGSSVTDIKRLTIWGNHSATQYPDIFNATIAGKNAAETVNDEKWLADDFIPTVAKRGAAIIEARGASSAASAANAAIDHVHTWVNGTADGDWASMGIPSDGSYGVPEGLISSFPVTCKDGKYEIVQGLEINDFSRARIDASVKELSEEREAVRALGLI; encoded by the coding sequence ATGACTCGCACTCCCGTGAACGTCACCGTCACCGGCGCGGCCGGCCAGATCGGTTACGCCCTGCTCTTCCGCATCGCCTCCGGCCAGCTGCTCGGCGCGGACGTGCCGGTCAAGCTGCGCCTCCTGGAGATCACCCCGGCGCTCAACGCCGCCGCGGGCACCGCGATGGAGCTGGACGACTGCGCGTTCCCGCTGCTCCAGGGCATCGAGATCACCGACGACCCGAACGTCGCCTTCGACGGCGCCAACGTCGCCCTCCTCGTCGGCGCCCGCCCCCGCACCAAGGGCATGGAGCGCGGTGACCTCCTGGAGGCCAACGGAGGCATCTTCAAGCCGCAGGGCAAGGCCATCAACGACCACGCCGCGGACGACATCAAGGTCCTCGTCGTCGGCAACCCGGCCAACACCAACGCCCTGATCGCCCAGGCCGCCGCCCCGGACGTACCGGCCGAGCGCTTCACCGCGATGACCCGCCTGGACCACAACCGCGCGCTGACCCAGCTCGCGAAGAAGACGGGCTCGTCGGTCACCGACATCAAGCGCCTGACCATCTGGGGCAACCACTCCGCCACCCAGTACCCGGACATCTTCAACGCCACGATCGCCGGCAAGAACGCCGCCGAGACCGTGAACGACGAGAAGTGGCTGGCCGACGACTTCATCCCGACCGTCGCCAAGCGCGGCGCCGCCATCATCGAGGCCCGCGGCGCCTCGTCGGCCGCCTCCGCCGCCAACGCCGCCATCGACCACGTCCACACCTGGGTCAACGGCACCGCCGACGGCGACTGGGCCTCCATGGGCATCCCGTCGGACGGCTCCTACGGCGTCCCCGAGGGCCTGATCTCCTCCTTCCCGGTCACCTGCAAGGACGGCAAGTACGAGATCGTCCAGGGCCTGGAGATCAACGACTTCTCCCGCGCCCGCATCGACGCCTCCGTCAAGGAGCTGTCGGAGGAGCGCGAGGCGGTCCGCGCCCTCGGCCTCATCTGA